A DNA window from Tistrella bauzanensis contains the following coding sequences:
- a CDS encoding DUF2218 domain-containing protein yields the protein MTLLCRHFRHKVPAEVTGDTARADFPWGARAEMRVAADRLDIICTAPALPELARTQDVIAIHLARFAFRDRPEIVWQTLDEA from the coding sequence ATGACCCTGCTCTGCCGGCATTTCCGCCACAAGGTGCCAGCGGAGGTGACCGGCGACACCGCCCGCGCTGATTTTCCCTGGGGCGCCAGGGCCGAGATGCGGGTCGCGGCCGACCGGCTCGACATCATCTGCACGGCACCCGCCCTGCCGGAACTGGCCCGCACACAGGACGTGATCGCCATCCATCTGGCCCGCTTCGCCTTCCGCGACCGGCCGGAGATCGTCTGGCAGACGCTGGACGAGGCCTGA